In the genome of Fusobacterium russii ATCC 25533, one region contains:
- a CDS encoding nitroreductase family protein: MSLLKLMEKRYTCRRYSTEEIKEEDLLKILEAGRLAPTSHNNQPQKIYVVRSEEGKEKLLKDFAYNYKAPCYLVCTYDVNETWRNDLDGNKESGEIDVAIVMTHMMLMVEELGLGACWIGRLNPELIKKNLELPEAEKIVGVLSIGYHREDDRPSKLHDIRKSNDEIVRYL, translated from the coding sequence ATGTCATTATTAAAACTTATGGAAAAAAGATACACTTGCAGAAGATATTCAACTGAGGAAATCAAGGAAGAAGATCTGTTAAAGATTTTAGAGGCAGGCAGACTTGCACCCACTTCACATAATAATCAACCTCAAAAAATTTATGTTGTGAGATCGGAAGAAGGAAAAGAAAAACTACTGAAGGATTTTGCTTATAATTATAAAGCACCATGTTATTTAGTATGTACATATGATGTAAATGAAACTTGGAGAAATGATTTAGACGGAAATAAAGAAAGTGGTGAAATTGATGTCGCAATAGTTATGACTCACATGATGCTTATGGTTGAAGAACTAGGTCTTGGAGCATGTTGGATAGGACGTCTTAATCCGGAACTTATAAAAAAGAATTTAGAATTACCAGAAGCTGAAAAAATTGTAGGTGTTTTAAGTATCGGTTATCATAGAGAAGATGACAGACCTTCAAAGTTACACGATATTCGTAAATCAAATGATGAAATAGTAAGATATCTATAA
- a CDS encoding HAD-IIA family hydrolase: MKNIKDIKCFLLDMDGTIYLGNKLIDGAKEFLNTLKENKIKYLFLTNNSSKNKDRYVEKLNGLGIEANREDVFTSGEATTIYLNKLKKGAKIFLLGTKDLEEEFEKAGFVLIKERAKDIDFVVLGFDTTLTYEKLWIACEYISEGTTYIATHPDFNCPLEGGKFMPDVGSMIELIKASTGKVPTVIGKPSSHIIEAILNKYNLKKEELAMVGDRLYTDIRTGLDNGLTSILVMSGETDDEMLKETIYKPDFIFKSVKELKEEL; encoded by the coding sequence ATGAAAAATATAAAAGATATAAAATGTTTTCTTTTAGATATGGATGGAACTATCTATTTAGGAAATAAGCTTATTGATGGTGCAAAAGAATTTTTAAATACTTTAAAGGAAAATAAAATAAAATACTTGTTTTTAACAAATAATTCATCAAAGAATAAAGACAGATATGTTGAAAAACTAAATGGTTTAGGAATAGAAGCTAACAGAGAAGATGTATTTACTTCAGGTGAAGCAACTACAATTTATTTAAATAAATTGAAAAAAGGTGCTAAAATTTTTCTATTAGGAACTAAAGATCTTGAAGAAGAATTCGAAAAAGCTGGCTTTGTCTTAATTAAAGAGAGGGCTAAAGACATAGATTTTGTTGTTCTTGGTTTTGATACAACTTTAACATATGAAAAATTATGGATAGCTTGTGAATATATATCAGAAGGAACAACATATATAGCAACTCACCCTGATTTTAATTGTCCTTTAGAAGGTGGAAAGTTTATGCCAGATGTAGGCTCTATGATAGAGCTTATTAAAGCTTCTACTGGTAAAGTTCCAACAGTGATAGGAAAACCAAGTTCTCACATCATAGAGGCTATTTTAAATAAATATAATTTAAAGAAAGAAGAACTTGCAATGGTAGGAGATAGACTGTATACTGATATAAGAACAGGTTTAGATAATGGGCTGACTTCAATCTTAGTTATGAGTGGTGAAACTGATGACGAAATGTTAAAGGAAACAATTTACAAGCCTGATTTTATATTCAAATCTGTAAAAGAACTAAAAGAAGAATTATAG
- a CDS encoding TRAP transporter large permease, which produces MQSLYPIFLLFGLFFLNIPIAFALIGASLFYFIFINTGMPMNLVIQQFVTAVESFPYLAVPFFIMVGSVMNYSGISEELMNVAEVLAGHMKGGLAQVNCLLSALMGGISGSANADAAMQSKLLVPEMIKKGFSKEFSAAVTAASSAVSPVIPPGTNLILYALIANVPVGDMFLAGYTPGILMTVAMMIVVYVVSVKRGYAPSRDKIASPKVIARQCLRSIWALAIPFGIIMGMRKGVYTPTEAGGIAVLFCLVVGFFVYRKLKLHHIPIILVDTVKSTGAVMIIIASAKVFGYYMTLERIPQIITQGLMDFTSNKFVLLIIINLLLLFVGMFIEGGAALVILAPLLVPAVKALGVDPLHFGVIFIVNIMIGGLTPPFGSMMFTVCSIVGVRLEGFIKEVWPFIVSLLIVLLLVTFSEPIALFIPNLLK; this is translated from the coding sequence ATGCAATCTTTATACCCAATATTTTTGCTTTTTGGATTATTTTTCTTGAATATTCCAATAGCTTTTGCTCTGATAGGGGCATCCCTTTTTTATTTTATATTTATTAATACTGGAATGCCGATGAATTTAGTTATTCAACAATTTGTTACAGCCGTTGAATCATTTCCATATTTGGCAGTTCCATTCTTTATAATGGTCGGATCAGTAATGAACTACTCAGGTATAAGTGAAGAATTGATGAATGTTGCAGAGGTTTTAGCAGGTCATATGAAAGGTGGACTTGCACAAGTTAACTGTTTACTTTCTGCTCTAATGGGAGGAATTTCCGGTTCAGCAAATGCTGATGCTGCTATGCAATCTAAGCTTTTAGTTCCTGAAATGATAAAAAAAGGATTTTCTAAAGAATTTTCAGCAGCTGTTACAGCAGCTTCCTCTGCAGTTAGCCCAGTTATACCACCAGGAACAAACTTAATTTTATATGCTTTAATTGCCAATGTCCCTGTTGGTGATATGTTTTTAGCTGGATATACTCCTGGGATTCTGATGACTGTTGCAATGATGATAGTTGTTTATGTAGTTTCTGTAAAACGGGGCTATGCACCTAGTAGGGATAAAATAGCAAGTCCTAAAGTTATTGCAAGGCAATGTCTTAGATCAATTTGGGCTCTTGCTATACCATTTGGAATTATAATGGGAATGAGAAAAGGAGTCTATACTCCAACTGAAGCTGGAGGAATAGCTGTTTTATTTTGTCTTGTAGTTGGTTTCTTTGTATATAGAAAACTTAAACTTCATCATATCCCTATAATACTTGTTGACACTGTTAAAAGTACTGGTGCTGTAATGATAATAATAGCAAGTGCAAAAGTATTTGGATACTATATGACTCTTGAAAGAATACCACAAATTATAACTCAAGGACTTATGGACTTCACAAGCAATAAATTTGTGTTGTTAATAATTATAAACTTACTATTATTATTTGTTGGAATGTTTATAGAAGGAGGAGCTGCTCTTGTAATTCTTGCTCCACTTTTAGTTCCAGCAGTAAAAGCTTTAGGAGTAGATCCATTACATTTTGGTGTTATATTTATAGTTAATATAATGATAGGAGGATTGACTCCACCATTCGGTTCTATGATGTTTACTGTTTGTTCAATAGTAGGAGTTCGATTAGAAGGCTTTATTAAAGAAGTTTGGCCATTTATAGTATCACTATTGATTGTATTATTACTAGTTACTTTCTCAGAACCAATAGCATTATTTATACCAAATCTTTTAAAATAA
- a CDS encoding TRAP transporter small permease, producing the protein MKDFFKKFELYIGSLFLSVTTVVVIMNVFTRYFLKFTYFWAEEIAVGCFVWTIFLGTAAAYKEKSLIGVEAIVVLLPEKVRNIVEFFTFILLTILSAIMMVFSFTYVSSSSKITAALEFSYGYINSAIVLSFALMTLYSLIYAAQSFKKAFLNK; encoded by the coding sequence ATGAAAGATTTTTTTAAGAAATTTGAGTTATATATAGGAAGTTTATTCCTGAGTGTAACTACAGTTGTTGTAATAATGAATGTATTTACTAGATATTTCTTAAAATTTACCTATTTCTGGGCTGAAGAAATTGCCGTTGGATGCTTTGTATGGACAATTTTTTTAGGGACTGCAGCTGCATATAAGGAAAAATCTCTTATTGGGGTCGAAGCAATTGTAGTTTTATTGCCAGAAAAAGTAAGAAATATAGTTGAATTTTTTACATTTATTTTACTTACTATTCTAAGTGCAATAATGATGGTATTTAGCTTTACATATGTTTCATCTTCTTCAAAAATAACAGCAGCTTTAGAATTTTCTTATGGCTATATTAATTCAGCAATAGTTTTGAGTTTTGCTTTAATGACTTTATACTCTTTAATCTATGCTGCTCAAAGTTTTAAAAAAGCATTTTTGAATAAATAA
- a CDS encoding C4-dicarboxylate TRAP transporter substrate-binding protein: MKKFLSLVLLSLFTFVLVACGGEKKETKAESTTPVEKKVIKVSTKFVDDEQTAKSLVKVVEAVNARSNGSLELQLFTSGTLPYGKDGMEQVMNGADWILVDGLNFLGDHIPDYNAVTGPFLYQSFEEYFRMMKTPLVQDLNAQAYEKGIKILSLDWVFGFRNMTTNKVIVTPEDMKGLKVRVPTSQLYTFTMEAMGASPVAMPYPDTYAALQQKVIDGLEGSVMSYYGTKQYENVKNVARTRHLLGVSAVTISRKLWESLTDEQRTIIQEEFDKGTADNLAETEKLEKQYEEELIKLGVQFNDVDAEAFRKAAAVVFTQFPKWTPGVYDKIMENLAQIREDIKNGK; encoded by the coding sequence ATGAAAAAATTTTTATCTTTAGTTCTTCTGTCACTTTTTACTTTTGTATTAGTAGCTTGTGGAGGAGAAAAGAAAGAAACTAAAGCTGAGTCAACTACACCAGTTGAAAAAAAAGTTATAAAAGTCAGCACAAAGTTTGTTGATGATGAGCAAACTGCAAAATCATTAGTAAAAGTTGTTGAAGCAGTTAATGCTAGATCTAATGGAAGCTTAGAACTTCAACTATTTACAAGTGGAACTCTGCCATATGGTAAAGACGGAATGGAACAAGTAATGAATGGAGCTGACTGGATATTAGTAGATGGTCTTAATTTCTTGGGTGACCATATTCCTGATTACAATGCTGTTACTGGTCCTTTCTTATATCAATCATTTGAAGAGTATTTCAGAATGATGAAAACTCCTTTAGTTCAAGATTTAAATGCTCAAGCATATGAAAAAGGAATTAAAATTTTATCTCTTGACTGGGTATTTGGATTCAGAAACATGACTACAAATAAAGTTATTGTTACTCCTGAAGATATGAAAGGTTTAAAAGTAAGAGTTCCAACTAGCCAACTTTATACTTTCACAATGGAAGCTATGGGAGCAAGTCCAGTTGCAATGCCTTATCCTGATACTTATGCTGCATTACAACAAAAAGTTATTGATGGTTTAGAAGGTTCAGTAATGTCATATTATGGAACTAAACAATATGAAAACGTTAAAAATGTTGCTAGAACTAGACATTTATTAGGTGTTTCTGCTGTAACAATCTCTAGAAAATTATGGGAAAGCTTGACTGACGAGCAAAGAACTATAATCCAAGAAGAATTTGATAAAGGAACTGCAGATAATTTAGCTGAAACAGAAAAACTTGAAAAACAATATGAAGAAGAATTAATAAAATTAGGAGTTCAATTTAATGATGTGGATGCTGAAGCATTTAGAAAAGCTGCGGCTGTTGTTTTCACTCAATTCCCAAAATGGACACCTGGTGTTTATGATAAGATAATGGAAAATCTTGCTCAAATTAGAGAAGATATTAAAAATGGCAAATAA
- a CDS encoding N-acetylmuramoyl-L-alanine amidase, whose product MKRKFYLLFLLIILLITGCTAGKKIYKIDSEKYVAKGKNERIQFIIIHYTAGSNEVSIKELTSERVSSHYLIPSGKDEKIYSLVPESERAWHAGVSSFRGRTNINDTSIGIEIVNEGIYKEFRDYPTYNTYEHYVDYEKMQIEKVAQLVKDLSLRYKIPARNILAHSDIAPSRKKDPGAKFPWKKLYDEYGIGAWYEEEDKMSFMNYEEFSSKTIAELKKELKDYGYDINDSEEWDKPSKDVVYAFQLHFNPKNLTGEMDLETYAILKALNKKYLPKK is encoded by the coding sequence ATGAAAAGAAAATTTTATTTGTTATTTTTATTAATAATATTGTTAATAACAGGTTGTACTGCTGGGAAAAAGATCTATAAAATAGACAGTGAAAAATACGTCGCCAAAGGGAAAAACGAAAGAATACAATTTATAATTATTCATTATACAGCTGGTTCAAATGAAGTTTCAATAAAAGAATTAACTTCTGAAAGAGTAAGTTCACATTACTTAATACCATCTGGAAAAGATGAAAAAATATATAGCTTAGTTCCTGAAAGTGAAAGAGCATGGCATGCCGGAGTCAGCTCATTTAGAGGAAGAACTAATATAAACGATACTTCCATAGGTATAGAGATTGTAAATGAAGGAATATATAAAGAGTTTAGAGATTATCCGACATATAATACATATGAGCACTATGTCGACTATGAAAAAATGCAAATAGAGAAGGTTGCACAACTTGTTAAAGATTTATCCTTAAGATATAAAATTCCGGCAAGAAACATTCTTGCACATTCTGATATAGCACCATCCAGAAAAAAAGATCCGGGAGCTAAATTTCCTTGGAAAAAATTATATGATGAATATGGAATAGGTGCTTGGTATGAAGAAGAGGATAAGATGTCTTTTATGAATTATGAAGAGTTTAGTTCAAAAACCATAGCCGAACTTAAGAAAGAATTGAAAGATTATGGCTATGATATAAATGACAGCGAAGAATGGGATAAGCCGAGTAAAGATGTTGTTTATGCCTTCCAACTTCATTTTAATCCAAAAAATTTAACTGGAGAAATGGATTTAGAAACTTATGCAATTTTAAAAGCATTAAATAAAAAATATCTTCCTAAAAAATAA
- a CDS encoding Dps family protein, whose product MKNLKNLNAYVSNLAVLITKTHNLHWNVVGLQFTTLHNYTEELYDYYFGKYDDVAEIVKMKGHYPLAKLSDYLANATVKELDSKDYSTKEVMELIKADIDLMLADAKKIREIANEEDDFAVANEMEDQIAYFTKQLWFISSIMK is encoded by the coding sequence ATGAAAAACTTAAAAAATTTAAATGCATATGTTTCAAATTTAGCTGTTTTAATAACAAAAACTCATAATTTACATTGGAATGTTGTAGGTTTACAATTTACAACTTTACATAACTACACTGAGGAATTGTATGATTATTACTTTGGTAAATATGATGATGTGGCTGAGATAGTAAAAATGAAAGGACACTATCCTTTGGCAAAATTATCTGATTATTTAGCAAATGCTACAGTAAAAGAATTAGATTCTAAAGATTATTCAACAAAAGAAGTTATGGAATTAATAAAAGCTGATATAGATTTAATGTTGGCAGATGCTAAAAAAATAAGAGAAATTGCAAATGAAGAAGATGATTTTGCAGTTGCTAATGAAATGGAAGATCAGATTGCATATTTTACTAAACAACTTTGGTTCATTAGTTCTATAATGAAATAA
- a CDS encoding cob(I)yrinic acid a,c-diamide adenosyltransferase — protein sequence MADKNDEKKYVSISKVYTRRGDKGETDLLGGSKAKKDSLKVDSYGCIDEVSAFIGLARYYSKNITIKDILKKIQNKLLVLGGYLASDDTGKDMLKNQISEDDVKYLEELIDEYNQKLEPLFQFILPGEDEVAAHFHVARTVVRRAERKIVTLAREENIDPLIQKYVNRLSDLMFVFARYSEEIEAKK from the coding sequence TTGGCTGATAAAAATGATGAAAAAAAATATGTAAGTATAAGTAAAGTCTATACAAGAAGAGGAGATAAAGGAGAAACTGATTTATTAGGTGGAAGTAAAGCTAAAAAAGATAGTTTAAAGGTAGATTCTTATGGCTGTATAGATGAAGTTTCTGCATTTATAGGATTGGCTAGATATTATAGTAAAAATATTACAATAAAAGATATTCTGAAAAAAATTCAAAATAAATTATTAGTATTAGGCGGATATTTAGCAAGTGATGATACCGGAAAAGATATGTTAAAAAATCAAATTTCAGAAGATGATGTCAAATATTTAGAAGAACTTATAGACGAATATAACCAAAAATTAGAACCTTTATTCCAGTTTATACTGCCTGGTGAGGATGAGGTAGCTGCACATTTTCATGTTGCCAGAACGGTTGTAAGGAGAGCCGAAAGAAAAATTGTAACTTTAGCTAGAGAAGAAAATATAGATCCACTTATTCAAAAATATGTAAATAGATTGTCAGATTTAATGTTTGTATTTGCGAGATATTCCGAAGAAATAGAAGCTAAAAAATAA
- a CDS encoding single-stranded DNA-binding protein — protein sequence MNLVVLNGRLTRDPELKFGQSGKAYSRFSIAVDRGFQSDKTGQTADFINCVAFGKTAEFIGEYFRKGRKILLNGRLQMSQYESEGKKVTTYVVVVDSVEFGESKAAADSSYSNNAYTKTSNKISEETEPMFDEGADPNFDDEFPF from the coding sequence ATGAATTTAGTTGTTTTAAATGGAAGACTTACAAGAGATCCAGAGTTAAAATTTGGTCAAAGTGGAAAGGCTTATTCAAGATTCTCTATTGCTGTGGACAGAGGTTTTCAATCTGATAAAACTGGACAGACAGCTGATTTTATAAATTGTGTTGCTTTTGGTAAAACAGCTGAATTTATAGGGGAATATTTCAGAAAGGGTAGAAAAATTTTATTAAATGGAAGACTTCAGATGAGTCAATATGAATCAGAAGGAAAAAAAGTCACAACATATGTCGTTGTTGTTGATTCTGTTGAGTTTGGAGAGAGTAAAGCTGCTGCTGATTCATCATATAGCAACAATGCTTATACTAAAACTTCCAATAAAATTTCAGAGGAAACTGAACCAATGTTTGATGAAGGTGCTGATCCTAATTTTGATGACGAATTCCCATTTTAG